The proteins below are encoded in one region of Sphingobium yanoikuyae:
- a CDS encoding heavy metal-binding domain-containing protein: protein MTDIIVSTTSRLEGRPAQDYLGIVTGEVIVGANLFRDLFASVRDIVGGRSGAYEDVLQRARSEAIEEMQGNARKLGANAVVGVDLDYEVIGANGSMLMVSASGTAIRY, encoded by the coding sequence ATGACCGACATCATCGTCAGCACCACCAGCCGCCTGGAAGGCCGTCCCGCCCAGGATTATCTGGGCATCGTCACCGGCGAAGTGATTGTCGGCGCCAACCTCTTCCGCGACCTGTTCGCCAGTGTGCGCGACATCGTCGGCGGCCGATCGGGCGCCTATGAGGATGTGCTGCAACGCGCCCGCAGCGAAGCGATCGAGGAGATGCAGGGCAATGCCCGCAAGCTGGGCGCCAATGCCGTGGTCGGCGTCGACCTCGACTATGAGGTGATCGGCGCCAATGGATCGATGCTGATGGTCTCCGCCTCGGGCACCGCGATCCGCTACTGA
- the ykgO gene encoding type B 50S ribosomal protein L36, translated as MKIRNSLKSLKGRHRDNRVIRRRGRTYVINKTNRRFKARQG; from the coding sequence ATGAAGATCCGCAACTCGCTCAAGTCGCTCAAGGGCCGCCACCGGGACAACCGCGTGATCCGTCGTCGTGGCCGGACCTACGTCATCAACAAGACCAACCGTCGCTTCAAGGCCCGCCAGGGCTAA
- the pyk gene encoding pyruvate kinase produces the protein MTRLSPRSRKVRILATLGPASESAEMIRALFVAGADAFRVNMSHGAHEDHAARIATIRELEKEFSRPTTILADLQGPKLRVGTFEKGLVVLETGAAFVLDRDDTPGTVERVNLPHPEIYAALVPETRLLLDDGKLVLRVKAVTDTRIDTIVEIGGTLSNRKGVNVPDVVVPVPALTDKDRRDLSFAVDQGCDWIALSFVQRPEDLAEARKLMGGHGALMAKIEKPSAVQRLEEIIEMADGVMVARGDLGVELPPQAVPPLQKQIVATARRMGRPVVVATQMLESMIKAPTPTRAEVSDVATAVYDGADAIMLSAETAAGDWPVEAVSMMDSIAHSVERDPGYFARLHFTETRPDPTTADALAEAAAGIVPVVGASVITCFTSSGSTVRRVARERPSAPILALTPRSDTARKLGLTWGVHAIRTKDIGNFEEMIGKARRMALRHDMSAKGGKIVVLAGVPFGTPGSTNVLHVATVRGDELKGRDETPSLPA, from the coding sequence ATGACACGACTATCGCCCCGCTCGCGCAAGGTTCGCATCCTCGCGACCCTCGGTCCCGCCAGCGAGAGCGCAGAGATGATCCGCGCATTGTTTGTCGCGGGTGCCGACGCCTTTCGAGTCAATATGAGCCATGGCGCGCATGAGGATCATGCCGCCCGCATCGCCACGATCCGCGAGCTGGAAAAGGAATTTTCCCGGCCGACCACGATTCTGGCCGACCTTCAGGGCCCCAAGCTGCGCGTGGGCACGTTCGAGAAGGGGCTGGTGGTGCTGGAAACCGGAGCGGCCTTCGTCCTCGATCGGGATGACACGCCGGGCACCGTCGAGCGCGTGAACCTGCCGCACCCCGAAATCTACGCCGCGCTGGTTCCCGAGACCCGGCTGCTGCTGGATGACGGCAAGCTGGTGCTGCGGGTGAAGGCGGTCACGGACACGCGAATCGATACCATCGTGGAAATCGGCGGGACGCTGTCGAACCGCAAGGGCGTGAATGTGCCCGACGTGGTCGTGCCGGTGCCGGCGCTGACCGACAAGGATCGCCGTGACCTCAGCTTCGCGGTCGATCAGGGCTGCGACTGGATCGCCCTGAGCTTCGTCCAGCGGCCCGAGGATCTGGCCGAGGCGCGCAAGCTGATGGGTGGCCATGGCGCTCTGATGGCCAAGATCGAGAAGCCTTCGGCCGTGCAGCGGCTGGAGGAGATTATCGAGATGGCCGACGGCGTGATGGTCGCGCGTGGCGATCTGGGCGTGGAACTGCCGCCGCAGGCGGTGCCGCCGCTGCAGAAGCAGATCGTCGCGACAGCGCGCCGCATGGGCCGTCCGGTGGTGGTTGCGACCCAGATGCTCGAATCGATGATCAAGGCGCCGACCCCGACCCGCGCCGAAGTGTCGGACGTGGCGACCGCGGTCTATGACGGCGCCGACGCGATCATGTTGTCGGCCGAAACGGCGGCGGGCGACTGGCCGGTCGAGGCAGTGTCGATGATGGACAGCATCGCCCATAGCGTGGAGCGCGATCCGGGCTATTTCGCCCGTCTGCACTTCACCGAAACGCGGCCCGACCCGACCACCGCCGACGCCCTGGCGGAGGCTGCCGCCGGCATCGTGCCGGTCGTCGGCGCCAGCGTCATCACCTGCTTCACCTCATCGGGCAGCACCGTGCGCCGCGTGGCGCGCGAGCGGCCGTCTGCACCGATCCTGGCGCTGACGCCGCGATCCGATACCGCGCGCAAGCTGGGCCTGACCTGGGGCGTCCATGCGATCCGCACCAAGGATATCGGCAATTTCGAGGAAATGATCGGCAAGGCGCGCCGCATGGCGTTGCGCCACGACATGAGCGCCAAGGGCGGCAAGATCGTGGTGCTGGCCGGCGTGCCCTTCGGCACGCCCGGTTCGACCAATGTGCTGCATGTGGCGACCGTGCGCGGCGACGAGCTGAAGGGGCGCGACGAGACACCCAGCCTGCCGGCCTGA
- a CDS encoding dienelactone hydrolase family protein has translation MVLTRQTIIHDGPGGAFESVAVVDDAAAGPLPGILLVPNVLGTKEADFLYAEKVAALGYAVLVADVFGQGKRTTREDPDAGRYMNELNADRALLRDRMLGAHALLKDMPAVDAARTAAIGFCFGGKSVLDLARAGADIAGGVSFHGVYEAPPFPNATITAKLLICHGWEDPIAPPEATVGLAKELTEAGCDWQIHAYGHTGHAFTDESVHMPEKGLAYSPDADRRSFRAMVNFLDELFG, from the coding sequence ATGGTCCTCACCCGCCAGACGATCATCCATGACGGTCCGGGCGGCGCGTTTGAAAGCGTCGCCGTGGTCGACGATGCCGCCGCTGGCCCGCTGCCGGGCATCCTGCTGGTGCCCAACGTCCTGGGCACCAAGGAAGCCGACTTCCTCTATGCGGAGAAGGTCGCGGCGCTGGGCTATGCGGTGCTGGTCGCCGACGTCTTTGGGCAGGGCAAGCGCACCACCCGCGAGGATCCCGATGCCGGGCGCTACATGAACGAACTCAACGCCGACCGCGCGCTGCTGCGTGACCGGATGCTGGGCGCCCACGCGCTGCTCAAGGATATGCCGGCGGTCGACGCCGCCCGCACGGCCGCGATCGGCTTCTGCTTCGGCGGCAAAAGCGTGCTCGACCTGGCCCGCGCGGGCGCAGACATTGCCGGCGGCGTCAGCTTCCACGGTGTCTATGAGGCACCGCCCTTCCCCAACGCCACGATCACCGCGAAGCTGCTGATCTGCCATGGCTGGGAAGATCCGATCGCGCCGCCCGAGGCGACCGTCGGTCTGGCGAAGGAACTGACCGAGGCGGGCTGCGACTGGCAGATTCATGCCTATGGCCACACCGGCCACGCCTTCACCGACGAAAGCGTCCATATGCCCGAAAAGGGGCTGGCCTACAGTCCCGACGCCGACCGGCGCAGTTTCCGCGCGATGGTGAATTTCCTCGACGAACTGTTCGGCTAA
- the sdhC gene encoding succinate dehydrogenase, cytochrome b556 subunit, giving the protein MARTTSRPLSPHLTIWKWGPAMAVSIIHRVTGNGLATAGALGLIWWLMAAATGPEAYATFVTCATSPIGYLVMAGLSWFFFQHLFSGLRHFVLDMGAGYDLKTSKTWSILTFVLSTIATAAFWAAICLGKF; this is encoded by the coding sequence ATGGCGCGAACCACAAGCCGGCCGCTCTCGCCGCATTTGACGATCTGGAAATGGGGGCCGGCAATGGCCGTCTCCATCATTCACCGCGTGACGGGCAATGGCCTGGCCACCGCTGGTGCTCTTGGCCTCATCTGGTGGCTGATGGCCGCCGCGACCGGCCCGGAAGCCTATGCCACCTTCGTCACCTGCGCGACCTCGCCGATCGGCTATCTGGTCATGGCGGGCCTGTCCTGGTTCTTCTTCCAGCACCTCTTCTCGGGTCTGCGTCACTTCGTGCTCGACATGGGTGCGGGTTATGACCTGAAGACCAGCAAGACCTGGTCGATCCTGACCTTCGTGCTGTCGACGATCGCTACCGCCGCCTTCTGGGCCGCGATCTGCCTGGGGAAATTCTGA
- a CDS encoding DUF4136 domain-containing protein, which produces MLKQIILSSCLALSLAACATVPSVEVTRFHNGSPAQTGSIAVQEIPGNPDVGLEFRTYAGAVSQELQRVGFTNAGDAGSDYVALVGFRRSFRPTGTARNDKPVSVGVGGALGSGGYSGLGLGVGINLSGKPKDIVSTELQIQIRRRSDQAAIWEGRASTESREGTPESQPRAVAQKLAAALLGGYPGESGRTITVK; this is translated from the coding sequence ATGTTGAAACAGATCATCCTCTCCTCCTGTCTTGCCCTGTCGCTCGCCGCCTGCGCGACGGTGCCGTCGGTGGAGGTGACGCGATTCCACAATGGCAGCCCGGCACAGACTGGATCGATCGCGGTACAGGAAATCCCCGGCAATCCGGACGTTGGCCTCGAATTCCGCACCTATGCCGGGGCGGTGAGCCAGGAGCTGCAGCGCGTCGGCTTCACCAATGCGGGCGATGCGGGCAGCGACTATGTCGCGCTGGTCGGCTTCCGCCGCAGCTTCCGCCCGACCGGAACCGCGCGCAATGACAAGCCGGTCAGCGTAGGCGTCGGCGGGGCGCTGGGCAGCGGCGGCTATTCCGGCCTCGGTCTGGGCGTCGGCATCAATCTGTCGGGCAAGCCCAAGGATATCGTTTCCACCGAATTGCAGATCCAGATTCGCCGTCGCAGCGATCAGGCCGCCATCTGGGAAGGCCGCGCCTCGACCGAATCGCGTGAAGGCACGCCCGAGTCGCAGCCGCGCGCCGTCGCGCAAAAGCTCGCTGCCGCCCTCCTCGGGGGCTATCCGGGCGAATCCGGGCGCACTATAACGGTCAAATGA
- a CDS encoding DUF2312 domain-containing protein, whose product MSEGNIAADQLRLLIERIERLEEEKKGIGDDIKDVYLEAKATGYDPKIMRQIIRLRKMQPHDRQEMEAILQTYLSALGME is encoded by the coding sequence ATGAGCGAGGGCAATATCGCAGCCGACCAGCTGCGCCTTCTGATCGAGCGCATCGAGCGCCTGGAAGAAGAAAAGAAGGGCATCGGCGACGACATCAAGGACGTCTATCTGGAAGCCAAGGCGACCGGTTACGACCCCAAGATCATGCGCCAGATCATCCGCCTGCGTAAGATGCAGCCGCATGACCGCCAGGAAATGGAAGCGATCCTGCAGACCTATCTGTCCGCGCTGGGCATGGAATAA
- the ruvC gene encoding crossover junction endodeoxyribonuclease RuvC, translating into MIILGLDPGLGTTGWGLIAADGNRLTHVGNGQIKTDSAMSLATRLMALDLALTDLILEHRPDGAAVEEVFVNVNPQSTLKLGQARGVILLNAARSGMEVGEYAARLVKKSVVGVGNASKDQVHAMVQRLLPGAKIVGSDAADALAVAITHAHHLASARRMPAR; encoded by the coding sequence ATGATCATACTTGGCCTCGACCCCGGCCTCGGCACCACAGGCTGGGGCCTGATTGCCGCCGACGGCAATCGCCTGACCCATGTCGGCAACGGCCAGATCAAGACCGACAGCGCGATGTCGCTGGCGACGCGGCTGATGGCGCTCGATCTGGCGCTGACCGACCTGATCCTCGAACATCGGCCCGATGGCGCCGCGGTCGAGGAGGTGTTCGTCAACGTCAATCCGCAATCGACGCTGAAGCTGGGCCAGGCGCGCGGCGTCATCCTGCTGAATGCCGCGCGCTCCGGCATGGAAGTGGGCGAATATGCCGCCCGCCTCGTCAAGAAATCGGTCGTCGGCGTCGGCAACGCATCGAAGGACCAGGTCCATGCCATGGTCCAGCGGCTGCTGCCCGGCGCCAAGATCGTCGGGTCGGACGCGGCCGACGCCCTTGCGGTGGCGATCACCCATGCCCATCATCTGGCAAGCGCCCGGCGGATGCCCGCGCGCTGA
- a CDS encoding 50S ribosomal protein L11 methyltransferase: protein MNDVAAPAAQSWKVTLPCTRAEAEALDGDIAAFALMEHPPVLMTSEAEPDDENKWQLDAYFEGKPSPAAIKLLKTLVPSASGIKPQVEALPDEDWVTMSQQGLEPVTAGRFHVRNVASDPEQPGHVNFLIEASRAFGTGQHETTAGCLAMIDRMRSVGMRFRNVADIGTGTGLLAFAAMTLWPRAHAIASDIDPVAVDISRENAVANGIALGGGAGQLALCTAAGVDHPALVGRAPYDLLIANILAGPLIELAPSLCALVEDGGTIVLAGLLNEQADAVIAAYRAQGMRLAERSDRGHWPTLRLRKRPQIGWKRPRRINAAARGEAPGFGSI from the coding sequence ATGAATGATGTCGCTGCGCCAGCCGCCCAGAGCTGGAAAGTCACCCTGCCCTGCACCCGCGCCGAAGCGGAGGCGCTGGACGGGGACATCGCCGCCTTCGCCCTGATGGAGCATCCGCCGGTGCTGATGACCAGCGAGGCGGAGCCGGACGACGAGAATAAGTGGCAGCTCGACGCTTATTTCGAGGGCAAGCCGAGCCCGGCGGCGATCAAGCTGCTCAAGACCCTGGTGCCCAGCGCATCGGGCATCAAGCCGCAGGTGGAAGCGCTGCCCGACGAGGATTGGGTGACGATGAGCCAGCAGGGGCTGGAACCCGTCACCGCCGGCCGCTTCCATGTGCGCAATGTCGCCAGCGATCCCGAACAGCCCGGCCATGTCAATTTCCTGATCGAGGCGAGTCGCGCCTTTGGCACCGGCCAGCATGAGACCACCGCCGGCTGCCTGGCGATGATCGACCGGATGCGCAGCGTCGGCATGCGCTTTCGCAATGTCGCCGATATCGGCACCGGCACCGGCCTGCTCGCCTTTGCCGCGATGACATTGTGGCCGCGCGCCCATGCGATTGCTTCCGACATCGATCCGGTGGCGGTCGACATCAGCCGCGAGAATGCCGTGGCGAACGGCATTGCCCTGGGCGGGGGCGCCGGCCAGCTGGCGCTCTGCACCGCCGCCGGCGTGGATCATCCCGCGCTGGTCGGTCGCGCGCCCTATGACCTGCTGATCGCCAATATCCTGGCCGGGCCGCTGATCGAACTGGCGCCTTCGCTCTGCGCTTTGGTGGAGGATGGCGGCACGATCGTGCTCGCCGGCCTGCTCAACGAACAGGCCGATGCGGTGATCGCCGCCTATCGCGCGCAGGGCATGCGCCTCGCCGAACGCAGCGATCGCGGCCATTGGCCGACTTTGCGCCTGCGCAAGCGCCCGCAAATCGGCTGGAAACGCCCCCGCCGTATCAATGCCGCCGCGCGTGGCGAAGCCCCCGGCTTCGGCAGCATCTGA
- a CDS encoding amidase: MTRRTILHGAGGAMALGTVGAPAIAKSRPSRERLEAALARIADPAGEGGRTYLTLHADSARAAADAADARAASPLSPIDGAIVSIKDLFDVAGEPTRAGSLILADAPPATMDAPVVARLKQAGAVIVGKTNMVEFAFSGVGVNPHYGTPGNPADRARVPGGSTSGGGVAVADQMCEIAIGTDTGGSCRIPAALCGVVGYKPTKARVPTDGAFPLSPTLDSIGPIATSVDACFRTDAILAGEAPRRLDRAPLKGLRAAIPQGLPLADLDATVAARFADALARLGKAGMTLSDEVFPQFDAMQALQSPVPIASVEAYAIHRERIATRAQDFDPIVLARMQAGRDVTPERHKQMLAERAALVRSMDARLTGLDILVLPTTPIVAPTQAEVENADAFVARNRLLLRNTGLGNSFDLCAISLPLPREGGLPVGLMLMARAGQDQRLFAIAAAVEKLLAV; encoded by the coding sequence GTGACGCGACGGACGATCCTGCACGGCGCCGGTGGCGCCATGGCGCTCGGCACTGTCGGCGCGCCGGCCATTGCCAAATCCCGCCCGTCGCGCGAGCGTCTGGAAGCCGCGCTCGCGCGCATCGCCGACCCGGCGGGGGAGGGCGGGCGCACCTATCTCACCCTCCATGCGGACAGCGCGCGGGCGGCGGCGGACGCGGCCGATGCCCGCGCCGCTTCGCCGCTCTCGCCGATCGACGGCGCGATCGTCAGCATCAAGGATCTGTTCGATGTCGCGGGTGAACCGACCCGCGCCGGTTCGCTGATCCTGGCCGATGCCCCGCCCGCTACCATGGATGCGCCGGTCGTTGCCCGGCTGAAGCAGGCCGGCGCGGTGATCGTCGGCAAGACCAACATGGTCGAATTCGCCTTTTCCGGCGTCGGCGTGAATCCCCATTATGGCACGCCGGGCAATCCGGCCGACCGGGCCCGCGTGCCGGGTGGATCGACCAGCGGCGGCGGCGTCGCGGTGGCCGATCAGATGTGCGAAATTGCTATCGGCACCGATACCGGTGGCTCCTGCCGCATCCCTGCCGCGCTGTGCGGCGTCGTCGGCTACAAGCCAACCAAGGCACGGGTGCCGACCGACGGCGCCTTCCCTTTGTCGCCCACGCTCGATTCGATCGGGCCGATCGCGACCAGTGTCGACGCCTGTTTCCGCACCGATGCGATCTTGGCGGGCGAGGCGCCCCGCCGGCTCGACCGCGCGCCGCTCAAGGGGCTGCGCGCCGCTATTCCGCAGGGCCTGCCGCTGGCCGATCTTGACGCGACCGTCGCGGCGCGTTTCGCCGATGCGCTGGCGCGACTGGGCAAGGCGGGCATGACGCTCAGCGACGAAGTCTTCCCGCAATTCGATGCGATGCAGGCGCTCCAGTCGCCGGTGCCGATCGCCTCGGTCGAGGCCTATGCCATCCATCGCGAGCGAATCGCGACCCGTGCGCAGGATTTTGATCCGATCGTGCTGGCGCGGATGCAGGCAGGCCGTGACGTGACGCCCGAACGCCATAAGCAGATGCTGGCGGAGCGCGCCGCGCTGGTGCGGTCGATGGACGCGCGCCTGACCGGACTGGACATATTGGTGCTGCCGACCACGCCGATCGTCGCGCCGACCCAGGCAGAGGTGGAGAATGCCGACGCCTTCGTCGCCCGCAACCGGCTGCTGCTGCGCAATACTGGCCTCGGCAACAGCTTCGACCTATGCGCCATTTCCCTGCCGCTGCCGCGCGAGGGCGGCCTGCCGGTCGGCCTGATGCTGATGGCGCGGGCCGGGCAGGACCAGCGCCTGTTCGCGATCGCGGCAGCGGTGGAAAAGCTGCTGGCGGTTTAG
- a CDS encoding M14 family metallopeptidase, whose amino-acid sequence MTISISSAFDSGNIRVLSITDTPDGVRAELEIVKDKDSDFYQWFHFRLAGAVGREVELVIVNCAGSAYPDGWPGYKARMSEDRENWLQADTDYADGTLTIRLSPDSNAVWLAYFAPYSMERHHDLVAWAACQPGVEHRELGLTLDGQPLDMLSVGEGPKNVWLYARQHPGESMAEWWMEGALERLTDDEDAVARYLRQKATFHIVPNMNPDGSRRGHLRTNAAGINLNREWHEPSMDKSPEVYLVRAAMDETGVDFAMDVHGDEAIPAVFLAGFEGIPSITDRQLSLYHRYRDTLAARTPDFQTRLGYPVASGGKANLAMSTNQLAERFGAVAMTLEMPFKDNDDLPDADFGWSPARSAQLGKDCLAVLAEMIEDI is encoded by the coding sequence ATGACCATCTCCATTTCGAGCGCCTTCGACAGCGGCAACATCCGCGTTCTTTCCATCACCGACACTCCCGACGGCGTCCGCGCCGAGCTGGAAATCGTCAAGGACAAGGACAGCGACTTCTATCAATGGTTCCATTTCCGTCTGGCGGGCGCCGTCGGACGTGAAGTGGAACTGGTGATCGTGAACTGCGCGGGCTCGGCCTATCCCGACGGCTGGCCGGGCTACAAGGCGCGGATGAGCGAGGATCGCGAGAATTGGCTTCAGGCCGATACCGACTATGCCGACGGCACGCTGACGATCCGCCTCTCGCCCGACAGCAATGCCGTCTGGCTCGCCTATTTCGCGCCCTATTCGATGGAGCGCCATCATGATCTGGTCGCCTGGGCCGCCTGCCAGCCGGGCGTCGAGCATCGCGAACTGGGCCTGACGCTGGATGGCCAGCCGCTCGACATGCTGAGCGTCGGCGAAGGCCCCAAGAATGTCTGGCTTTATGCCCGCCAGCATCCCGGCGAAAGCATGGCCGAGTGGTGGATGGAAGGCGCGCTGGAGCGCTTGACCGACGACGAGGATGCGGTGGCGCGCTATCTGCGCCAGAAGGCGACCTTCCACATCGTCCCCAACATGAATCCGGACGGCAGCCGGCGCGGTCATCTCCGCACCAATGCGGCGGGCATCAATCTCAACCGCGAATGGCATGAGCCGTCGATGGACAAGAGTCCGGAAGTCTATCTGGTGCGCGCCGCGATGGACGAGACCGGCGTTGATTTCGCCATGGACGTGCATGGCGACGAGGCGATCCCGGCGGTGTTCCTGGCCGGCTTCGAGGGCATTCCCTCGATCACCGACCGACAGCTCTCGCTCTATCATCGCTATCGCGACACGCTGGCGGCCCGCACGCCCGATTTCCAGACGCGCCTCGGTTATCCGGTGGCGAGCGGCGGCAAGGCCAATCTCGCCATGTCGACCAACCAGCTGGCCGAACGCTTCGGCGCGGTCGCGATGACGCTGGAAATGCCGTTCAAGGATAATGACGATCTGCCCGACGCCGATTTCGGCTGGTCGCCGGCCCGTTCGGCACAACTTGGCAAGGATTGCCTGGCGGTGCTGGCGGAGATGATCGAGGATATCTGA
- a CDS encoding DUF1244 domain-containing protein, giving the protein MSATILSDAVAATAFRRLIAHLQHRTDVQNIDLMGTAGFCRNCLADWIAEADGDLTRDDARAIVHGMPFAEWKARHQGEATPQQIAKMQESVAKNADNH; this is encoded by the coding sequence GTGTCCGCTACCATACTCAGTGACGCCGTCGCTGCAACCGCCTTCCGTCGGCTGATCGCGCATTTGCAGCATCGGACCGACGTGCAGAATATCGATCTGATGGGCACGGCCGGCTTCTGCCGCAACTGTCTGGCCGACTGGATTGCAGAGGCCGACGGCGATCTGACCCGCGACGACGCCCGCGCAATCGTCCACGGCATGCCCTTTGCCGAATGGAAGGCCCGCCATCAGGGCGAGGCGACGCCGCAGCAGATCGCAAAGATGCAGGAGAGCGTGGCGAAGAACGCGGACAACCATTAA
- a CDS encoding methyl-accepting chemotaxis protein, with translation MLAEVDPRGDLARGMAEIEQLVADDAVIAARTFFSTYMDSSGLRNRLQPTTLAKIETAAHEYVRQKLRHYSAGDWALSSTACVRHARKHGISVRGVLLPVAAANEKLTDIIWERAADDATRRRLVDIMAQVGMVDAGLMANVIAIDDAESQRNARQQFGVLFEQRIMGEIDGASQLGESLREQAKDASAATRGMLGKASEVAAAAEQSALAMREAARTSAGLIRAIEDARTEVESAAEVAQRAASQSGDAVSMSATLSDHAKSIESILGLIRDIAGQTNLLALNATIEAARAGDAGRGFAVVAQEVKSLANQTARATDEIAGKIAAIQASTRQSVETNERIRDTVGEVQASAQRIRHAMDAQAQTVTMITAAVDETALAADSMSTTISAIRQDTEVVASEIDQLERGFMSVEGKLSSLRHASSDFGRQVA, from the coding sequence ATGCTGGCCGAAGTGGACCCCCGCGGTGATCTGGCCCGTGGCATGGCCGAAATCGAGCAGCTGGTTGCCGACGATGCGGTGATTGCCGCGCGCACCTTCTTCTCCACCTATATGGACAGTTCGGGCCTGCGAAACCGGTTGCAGCCCACGACGCTGGCGAAGATCGAGACCGCCGCGCATGAATATGTCCGCCAGAAGCTGCGCCATTACAGCGCCGGCGATTGGGCGCTGTCCTCCACCGCCTGCGTCCGCCACGCCCGCAAGCACGGCATTTCCGTGCGCGGCGTGCTGCTGCCCGTCGCCGCGGCCAACGAGAAACTGACCGATATCATCTGGGAACGCGCAGCCGACGACGCCACCCGGCGCCGGCTGGTCGACATCATGGCGCAGGTCGGCATGGTCGATGCCGGGCTGATGGCCAATGTGATCGCGATCGACGATGCCGAAAGCCAGCGCAATGCGCGCCAGCAGTTCGGCGTCCTGTTCGAGCAGCGCATCATGGGCGAGATCGACGGCGCGTCGCAGCTGGGCGAATCGCTGCGCGAACAGGCCAAGGATGCCTCCGCCGCGACCCGCGGCATGCTGGGCAAGGCGTCGGAAGTCGCCGCCGCCGCCGAACAATCCGCCCTTGCGATGCGCGAGGCCGCCCGCACCTCGGCCGGCCTGATCCGCGCGATCGAGGACGCGCGCACCGAGGTCGAAAGCGCCGCCGAAGTGGCGCAGCGCGCCGCGTCGCAATCGGGCGACGCCGTTTCCATGTCGGCCACCCTGTCGGACCATGCCAAGTCGATCGAATCGATCCTGGGCCTGATCCGCGACATTGCCGGCCAGACCAACCTGCTGGCGCTCAATGCCACGATCGAGGCCGCCCGTGCCGGTGACGCCGGGCGCGGCTTTGCCGTGGTGGCGCAGGAAGTGAAGAGCCTGGCCAACCAGACCGCCCGTGCCACCGACGAGATTGCCGGCAAGATCGCCGCCATCCAGGCATCGACCCGCCAGTCGGTGGAGACCAACGAGCGCATCCGCGACACCGTCGGCGAAGTGCAGGCCAGTGCCCAGCGCATCCGCCACGCCATGGACGCCCAGGCCCAGACCGTGACGATGATCACCGCCGCCGTCGACGAGACCGCGCTGGCGGCCGACTCGATGTCGACCACCATTTCGGCGATCCGCCAGGACACCGAAGTGGTCGCATCGGAAATCGACCAGCTGGAACGCGGCTTCATGAGCGTCGAGGGCAAGCTGTCCAGCCTGCGGCATGCCTCCAGCGACTTCGGCCGCCAGGTCGCCTGA
- a CDS encoding YebC/PmpR family DNA-binding transcriptional regulator has protein sequence MAGHSKFKNIMHRKGAQDKKRSSMFSKLSREITVAAKMGMPDPDMNPRLRLAVNAAKAQSMPKDNIQRAIDKAIGGDMENYEEIRYEGYGPGGVAIIVEALTDNRNRTATNVRTAFAKNGGNLGASGAVSHGFDRLGLITYPASAGDADAVFEAALEAGADDVSSNEDEHEIWTAMDALHEVAKALEAKLGPAEGAKLAWKPQTTLEVDEANAATLLKLVDTLEDDDDVQTVWGNYEVSDAVMEKLG, from the coding sequence GTGGCCGGCCATTCCAAATTCAAGAACATCATGCATCGCAAGGGTGCGCAGGACAAGAAGCGCTCGTCGATGTTCTCCAAGCTGTCGCGCGAAATCACCGTCGCGGCCAAGATGGGCATGCCCGATCCGGACATGAACCCGCGCCTGCGCCTGGCGGTCAACGCCGCCAAGGCCCAGTCGATGCCCAAGGACAATATCCAGCGCGCGATCGACAAGGCGATCGGCGGCGACATGGAGAATTACGAGGAAATCCGCTATGAGGGCTATGGCCCCGGCGGCGTCGCCATCATCGTCGAGGCACTGACCGACAATCGCAACCGCACCGCGACCAATGTCCGCACCGCCTTTGCCAAGAATGGCGGCAACCTGGGCGCGTCGGGCGCGGTGAGCCATGGCTTCGACCGCCTGGGCCTCATCACCTATCCCGCCAGCGCCGGCGATGCCGACGCCGTCTTCGAAGCCGCGCTGGAAGCGGGGGCGGACGATGTCTCGTCGAACGAAGACGAGCATGAGATCTGGACCGCGATGGACGCGCTGCACGAAGTCGCCAAGGCGCTGGAAGCCAAGCTGGGTCCGGCAGAGGGCGCCAAGCTTGCCTGGAAGCCGCAGACCACGCTGGAAGTCGACGAAGCCAATGCCGCAACGCTGTTGAAGCTGGTCGACACGCTGGAAGATGATGACGACGTCCAGACCGTCTGGGGCAATTATGAAGTCTCCGACGCTGTGATGGAGAAGCTGGGCTAA